One segment of Callospermophilus lateralis isolate mCalLat2 unplaced genomic scaffold, mCalLat2.hap1 Scaffold_105, whole genome shotgun sequence DNA contains the following:
- the LOC143640013 gene encoding LOW QUALITY PROTEIN: adenylyltransferase and sulfurtransferase MOCS3-like (The sequence of the model RefSeq protein was modified relative to this genomic sequence to represent the inferred CDS: deleted 1 base in 1 codon; substituted 1 base at 1 genomic stop codon) has protein sequence MAAPEQVLALQAEAARREEELSSLKQRLAAALLAEQEPEPERLVPVSPLLPKAARSREEILRYSRQLVLAELGVHGQLRLAAASVLIVGCGGLGCPLAQYLGAAGVGRLGLVDYDVVEMSNLARQVLHGEALAGQAKAFSAAASLRRLNSAVECVPYAQALTPAMALDLVRQXDVVADCSDNVPTRYLVNDACMLAGRPLVSTSALRFEGQITVYHYDGGPCYRCVFPQPPPAETMTNCADGGVLGVVTGVLGCLQALEVLKIAAGLGPSYSGSLLLFDALGGHFRRHFRCIRLRRRRPDCAACGERPTVTDLQDYEAFCGSSATDKCRSLRVLSPEERVSVTDYKRLLDSGAPHLLLDVRPKVEVDICRLPHALHIPLKHLERRDAESLKLLGEAIQEGKQRIQEGTALSIYVICKLGNDSQKAVRILQSLTVAQELDSLMVQDVVGGLMAWAAKIDGSFPQY, from the exons ATGGCTGCCCCTGAGCAGGTGCTCGCCTTACAGGCTGAAGCTGCCCGGCGTGAGGAGGAGCTGAGTTCTCTGAAGCAGCGGCTGGCGGCAGCTCTTTTGGCAGAACAAGAACCTGAGCCAGAACGGCTGGTTCCGGTGTCGCCGCTGCTGCCCAAGGCCGCCCGGTCCCGAGAAGAGATTCTGCGCTATAGCCGGCAGCTAGTACTGGCAGAGCTGGGCGTGCACGGACAGCTGCGCCTGGCTGCCGCGTCGGTGCTCATCGTGGGCTGTGGTGGACTTGGCTGCCCGCTGGCACAGTACCTGGGCGCAGCCGGCGTGGGCCGCCTTGGCCTGGTGGACTACGACGTGGTAGAGATGAGCAACCTAGCCCGCCAAGTGCTGCATGGCGAGGCACTGGCCGGACAGGCCAAAGCCTTTTCTGCCGCCGCCTCGCTGCGCCGCCTCAATTCGGCGGTGGAGTGCGTGCCCTATGCTCAAGCGCTTACCCCAGCCATGGCGCTAGACCTGGTCCGCCAGTAGGACGTGGTGGCCGACTGCTCCGACAACGTGCCCACTCGTTATCTGGTTAATGACGCCTGCATGCTGGCCGGTCGTCCTCTTGTGTCGACCAGCGCCCTGCGCTTCGAAGGTCAAATCACAGTTTACCACTATGATGGTGGGCCTTGCTATCGCTGCGTTTTCCCTCAGCCACCCCCAGCAGAGACGATGACCAACTGTGCAGATGGTGGGGTGCTCGGTGTGGTAACTGGGGTCCTGGGCTGCCTGCAGGCGCTGGAGGTGCTGAAGATCGCTGCAGGCCTGGGTCCCTCTTACAGTGGCAGTCTGTTGCTCTTTGACGCTCTCGGAGGGCATTTCCGGAGG CATTTCCGCTGTATTCGGCTGCGGAGGCGCAGGCCCGACTGTGCAGCTTGCGGGGAGCGCCCCACTGTTACCGACCTGCAGGACTATGAGGCCTTCTGTGGCTCTTCAGCTACCGATAAGTGCCGTTCCCTGCGGGTTTTGAGCCCAGAGGAGCGTGTTTCTGTCACTGACTATAAGCGACTTCTGGATTCTGGGGCACCCCATTTATTGCTGGATGTCAGGCCTAAAGTGGAGGTGGACATCTGTCGTTTGCCTCATGCCCTTCACATCCCTTTGAAACATTTAGAACGGAGGGATGCAGAAAGCCTGAAACTCCTGGGAGAAGCAATCCAGGAAGGGAAGCAGCGTATTCAAGAAGGGACTGCACTCTCCATTTATGTGATTTGCAAACTAGGAAATGACTCCCAGAAAGCCGTGAGGATCCTGCAGTCCTTAACAGTGGCCCAAGAGTTAGACTCTTTAATGGTTCAGGATGTTGTGGGGGGACTCATGGCCTGGGCTGCCAAAATCGATGGGTCATTTCCACAGTACTGA